Proteins encoded in a region of the Streptomyces violaceoruber genome:
- a CDS encoding cytochrome P450, which yields MTQETTTLTGQSPPPVRDWPALDLDGPEFDPVLAELMREGPLTRVRLPHGEGWAWLATRYDDVKAITNDPRFGRAEVTQRQITRLAPHFKPRPGSLAFADQPDHNRLRRAVAGAFTVGATKRLRPRAQEILDGLVDGILAEGPPADLVERVLEPFPIAVVSEVMGVPAADRERVHSWTRQIISTSGGAEAAERAKQGLYGWITETVRARAGSEGGDVYSMLGAAVGRGEVGETEAVGLAGPLQIGGEAVTHNVGQMLYLLLTRRELMARMRERPGARGTALDELLRWISHRTSVGLARIALEDVEVHGTRIAAGEPVYVSYLAANRDPDVFPDPDRIDLDRDPNPHLAYGNGHHFCTGAVLARMQTELLVDTLLERLPGLRLAVPAEQVAWRRKTMIRGPRTLPCTW from the coding sequence ATGACGCAGGAGACCACCACGCTCACCGGCCAGTCGCCACCCCCGGTGCGGGACTGGCCCGCCCTCGACCTGGACGGCCCGGAGTTCGACCCGGTCCTCGCCGAGCTGATGCGCGAGGGGCCGCTGACCCGCGTCCGGCTCCCGCACGGCGAGGGCTGGGCCTGGCTGGCGACGCGGTACGACGACGTGAAGGCGATCACCAACGATCCGCGCTTCGGCCGGGCCGAGGTGACGCAACGTCAGATCACGCGTCTCGCCCCGCACTTCAAGCCGCGGCCCGGCTCGCTCGCCTTCGCCGACCAGCCCGACCACAACCGGCTGCGGCGCGCGGTCGCGGGCGCGTTCACGGTCGGCGCCACGAAGCGGCTGCGGCCCCGGGCGCAGGAGATCCTGGACGGTCTCGTGGACGGGATCCTCGCCGAGGGGCCACCGGCCGACCTGGTCGAGCGGGTCCTGGAGCCCTTCCCGATCGCCGTCGTCAGCGAGGTGATGGGCGTGCCGGCCGCCGACCGGGAGCGTGTGCACTCCTGGACCCGGCAGATCATCTCGACCTCCGGCGGTGCCGAGGCCGCCGAGCGGGCCAAACAGGGCCTGTACGGGTGGATCACCGAGACCGTGCGCGCCCGGGCCGGCAGCGAGGGCGGCGACGTGTACTCGATGCTCGGGGCCGCCGTGGGCCGCGGCGAGGTCGGCGAGACGGAGGCCGTCGGGCTGGCGGGGCCGCTGCAGATCGGCGGCGAGGCCGTCACGCACAACGTCGGCCAGATGCTGTACCTGCTGCTCACCCGCCGCGAGCTGATGGCCCGGATGCGCGAGCGGCCCGGGGCGCGCGGCACGGCGCTGGACGAGCTGCTGCGCTGGATCTCGCACCGCACGTCGGTGGGCCTCGCCCGCATCGCCCTGGAGGACGTCGAGGTGCACGGGACGCGCATCGCCGCCGGTGAGCCGGTGTACGTCTCGTACCTGGCCGCCAACCGCGATCCGGACGTCTTCCCCGACCCGGACCGCATCGACCTGGACCGCGACCCCAACCCGCACCTGGCGTACGGCAACGGGCACCACTTCTGCACCGGCGCCGTGCTCGCCCGGATGCAGACCGAGCTGCTGGTCGACACGCTCCTGGAGCGGCTGCCGGGGCTGCGGCTCGCGGTCCCGGCCGAGCAGGTGGCCTGGCGCCGCAAGACCATGATCAGGGGTCCGCGCACGCTGCCCTGCACCTGGTAG
- a CDS encoding mechanosensitive ion channel family protein, translated as MDHLLPAGIALGAGLLGAFLLRMLLRWLAGHAGRTRWGGDDVIVAALRTVAPWAAVAAGVAGAAAALPLTRAVQHGVNQVLTVLLIFVATVTAARVVAGLVRTVTTSRSGVAGSATIFVNITRILVLAIGFLVMLQTLGVSIAPMLTALGVGGLAVALALQDTLANLFAGIHILASKTVQPGDYIQLSSGEEGYVEDINWRQTTVRELSNNLVVIPNGQLAKSNMTNFMRPEQRLTVLVQVGVSYDSDLDHVERVTTEVIAEVMAEVSGAVPDHEPAIRFHTFGDSRIGFTVILGVGEFSDQYRIKHEFIKRLHRRYRAEGIRIPSPARTVALQQGAVVLPQQRAGEDVVPLP; from the coding sequence ATGGACCATCTGCTGCCCGCCGGCATCGCGCTGGGGGCGGGTCTGCTGGGGGCGTTCCTGCTGCGGATGCTGCTGCGCTGGCTGGCGGGCCATGCCGGGCGCACCCGCTGGGGCGGCGACGACGTGATCGTGGCCGCGCTGCGCACGGTGGCGCCGTGGGCGGCGGTCGCGGCCGGGGTGGCCGGTGCGGCGGCGGCGCTGCCGCTGACCCGGGCGGTGCAGCACGGCGTCAACCAGGTGCTGACGGTGCTGCTGATCTTCGTGGCGACGGTGACGGCGGCCCGGGTGGTCGCCGGTCTGGTGCGGACGGTGACGACCTCGCGCTCCGGGGTCGCCGGGTCGGCCACGATCTTCGTCAACATCACCCGGATCCTGGTGCTGGCCATCGGCTTCCTGGTGATGCTGCAGACGCTGGGCGTCTCCATCGCGCCGATGCTGACCGCCCTGGGCGTGGGCGGTCTGGCGGTGGCGCTGGCCCTCCAGGACACGCTGGCCAACCTCTTCGCGGGCATCCACATCCTCGCTTCCAAGACCGTGCAGCCGGGCGACTACATCCAGCTCAGCAGCGGCGAGGAGGGCTACGTCGAGGACATCAACTGGCGCCAGACCACCGTGCGCGAGCTGTCCAACAACCTGGTGGTGATCCCGAACGGACAGCTCGCGAAGTCGAACATGACCAACTTCATGAGGCCCGAACAGCGGCTGACCGTGCTGGTCCAGGTCGGCGTCTCCTACGACAGTGACCTGGACCACGTGGAGCGGGTGACGACCGAGGTGATCGCCGAGGTGATGGCGGAGGTCAGCGGCGCGGTGCCGGACCACGAGCCGGCGATCCGCTTCCACACCTTCGGCGACTCGCGGATCGGTTTCACGGTGATCCTCGGCGTGGGCGAGTTCAGCGACCAGTACCGGATCAAGCACGAGTTCATCAAGCGGCTGCACCGGCGCTACCGCGCGGAGGGCATCCGGATCCCGTCGCCCGCCCGGACGGTCGCGCTCCAGCAGGGGGCCGTGGTCCTGCCGCAGCAGCGGGCGGGCGAGGACGTCGTCCCGCTCCCCTGA
- a CDS encoding RNA polymerase sigma factor, whose translation MAVGTIHSTAYDVRSYTRGGTVDRADVGALVQSAADGDAAAWKSLVDGLGPLVWSVARSHGLSDADAHEVYQTAWFRFAQHLGRIREPEKTGSWLASTARHECLKLLKASKRWTPTDDPQLLDRPSEERTPEESVLDSEEAAAQTERVRLLWQEFEELGERCRQLLRVLISSPPPSYQEVSAALGIAVGSIGPMRQRCLRRLRARLEARGTK comes from the coding sequence CTGGCGGTCGGAACCATCCACTCCACGGCGTACGATGTCAGGTCGTACACGAGGGGTGGGACCGTGGACCGTGCAGATGTCGGGGCGCTCGTCCAGTCGGCGGCCGACGGGGACGCGGCGGCCTGGAAGTCACTGGTGGACGGACTCGGCCCGCTGGTGTGGTCCGTGGCCAGGTCGCACGGGCTGTCCGACGCCGACGCGCACGAGGTGTACCAGACCGCCTGGTTCCGCTTCGCCCAGCACCTGGGGCGGATCCGGGAACCGGAGAAGACCGGCTCCTGGCTGGCGAGCACGGCACGGCACGAGTGCCTGAAGCTGCTCAAGGCCTCCAAGCGGTGGACGCCGACCGACGATCCACAGCTGCTCGACCGGCCGAGCGAGGAGCGTACGCCGGAGGAGTCGGTGCTCGACTCCGAGGAGGCCGCCGCGCAGACCGAGCGCGTACGGCTGCTGTGGCAGGAGTTCGAGGAACTGGGCGAGCGGTGCCGCCAGTTGCTGCGGGTGCTGATCTCCTCGCCGCCGCCCAGTTATCAGGAGGTGTCCGCCGCGCTGGGTATCGCGGTGGGCAGCATCGGCCCGATGCGCCAGCGCTGTCTGCGCCGGCTGCGGGCCCGGCTGGAGGCACGGGGGACGAAATGA
- a CDS encoding N-formylglutamate amidohydrolase, whose product MTDAPASFALVPGAAASPVILHVPHSSREIPAGVRSGIVLSDAELERELDHMTDSHTAEIAGRAAGLAGLTPWRFVNRVSRLVVDPERFPDEREEMAAVGMGAVYTRTSHREELRRADTDPGPLIERYFRPYARAMTEAVADRLAATGRAVIVDVHSYPAQPLPYELHGGGPRPPVCLGTDAFHTPPGLLAAAREAFAPCGETGLDSPFSGTYVPLDFYGTRSEVGALMVEIRRDTYMTEPGGPAGPGLSRLAGSLAALVDAVSG is encoded by the coding sequence ATGACCGACGCCCCCGCCTCGTTCGCACTCGTCCCGGGCGCGGCCGCGTCCCCGGTGATCCTGCACGTCCCGCACTCCTCCCGCGAGATCCCGGCCGGCGTGCGCAGCGGCATCGTCCTGTCCGACGCCGAGCTGGAGCGGGAGCTGGACCACATGACCGACTCGCACACCGCGGAGATCGCCGGGCGGGCCGCCGGGCTGGCCGGCCTCACGCCCTGGCGGTTCGTGAACCGGGTGTCGCGGCTGGTGGTCGACCCGGAGCGGTTCCCTGACGAACGGGAGGAGATGGCCGCCGTCGGGATGGGCGCCGTGTACACGCGGACGTCGCACCGCGAGGAGCTGCGCCGTGCGGACACGGACCCCGGGCCGCTGATCGAGCGGTACTTCCGGCCGTACGCGCGGGCCATGACCGAGGCGGTGGCCGACCGGCTCGCGGCCACCGGACGGGCCGTGATCGTCGACGTGCACTCCTACCCGGCCCAGCCGCTCCCCTACGAACTGCACGGCGGGGGCCCGCGCCCGCCCGTCTGCCTGGGCACCGACGCCTTCCACACGCCGCCCGGGCTGCTCGCCGCGGCCCGGGAGGCGTTCGCCCCCTGCGGGGAGACCGGCCTGGACAGCCCGTTCAGCGGGACGTACGTACCGCTGGACTTCTACGGCACGCGGAGCGAGGTCGGTGCGCTGATGGTGGAGATCCGCCGGGACACCTACATGACGGAGCCGGGCGGTCCGGCCGGGCCGGGGCTGTCCCGGCTCGCCGGGTCGCTGGCGGCGCTCGTCGACGCCGTGTCCGGCTGA
- a CDS encoding FGGY family carbohydrate kinase — MPDAVLAVDQGTSGTKALVICPERGVVGTGFAEVRPRYLPGGLVEVDPEELYGSVVDAGHRALADAGEPVTALGLANQGETVLAWDPDTGRPLTDALVWQDRRAASLCAELGDHADELRHLTGLPLDPYFAAPKMAWIRRHLTREGQVTTSDSWLVHRLTGAHVTDAATASRTQLLDLDRVEWSPRALELYGLTGERLPAVVDNAAHVGTVRAFGPELPLTGLAVDQQAALLAQRVTEPGTAKCTYGTGAFLLAHTGGTPRRGASGLAACVAWRLGGRADHCLDGQVYTAASAVRWLTGLGVITGAADLDPVGATVPDTGGVTFVPALAGLAAPWWRGDLRGSLTGLGLDTAPGHLVRALCEGLAAQVAELADAAAADLGTPLTVLRVDGGLTRSALLMQTQADLLQRPVEVSALPDATALGVGTLARLGADPARTLAEVLPGAGPTTVYEPRITTDEATERRTRFRGAVTALLAGGPA, encoded by the coding sequence ATGCCGGACGCGGTACTCGCCGTCGACCAGGGCACGTCCGGCACCAAGGCGCTGGTGATCTGCCCCGAACGGGGCGTCGTCGGCACCGGATTCGCCGAGGTCCGGCCCCGCTACCTGCCCGGCGGCCTGGTCGAGGTGGACCCGGAGGAGCTGTACGGCTCGGTGGTCGACGCCGGGCACCGGGCGCTCGCCGACGCCGGCGAGCCGGTCACCGCGCTGGGCCTGGCCAACCAGGGCGAGACGGTGCTCGCCTGGGACCCGGACACCGGCCGTCCGCTCACCGACGCACTGGTCTGGCAGGACCGCAGGGCGGCATCCCTCTGTGCCGAACTCGGCGACCACGCGGACGAACTGCGCCACCTCACCGGCCTGCCCCTGGACCCGTACTTCGCCGCACCGAAAATGGCCTGGATACGACGGCACCTCACCCGCGAGGGACAGGTCACCACCTCCGACAGCTGGCTGGTCCACCGCCTCACCGGCGCCCACGTCACGGACGCCGCGACCGCCTCCCGCACCCAGCTCCTCGACCTCGACCGCGTCGAGTGGTCGCCGCGCGCCCTGGAGCTGTACGGCCTGACCGGCGAACGGCTCCCGGCCGTCGTGGACAACGCCGCCCACGTCGGCACGGTGCGGGCCTTCGGGCCCGAACTCCCGCTCACCGGACTCGCCGTCGACCAGCAGGCCGCGCTGCTCGCCCAGCGCGTCACCGAACCCGGCACCGCCAAGTGCACCTACGGCACCGGCGCCTTCCTCCTCGCCCACACCGGCGGCACACCGCGCCGGGGCGCCTCGGGCCTGGCCGCCTGCGTCGCCTGGCGGCTCGGCGGCCGCGCCGACCACTGCCTGGACGGCCAGGTGTACACCGCCGCCTCCGCCGTACGCTGGCTCACCGGCCTCGGCGTCATCACCGGCGCCGCCGACCTCGACCCCGTGGGCGCCACGGTGCCCGACACCGGCGGCGTCACCTTCGTCCCGGCACTGGCCGGGCTGGCCGCCCCCTGGTGGCGCGGCGACCTGCGCGGCTCGCTCACCGGCCTCGGCCTGGACACCGCCCCCGGGCACCTGGTGCGCGCCCTGTGCGAGGGCCTCGCCGCCCAGGTCGCCGAACTCGCCGACGCCGCCGCGGCCGACCTCGGCACCCCGCTGACGGTCCTGCGCGTCGACGGCGGCCTCACCCGCTCCGCGCTCCTCATGCAGACCCAGGCCGACCTGCTGCAACGCCCCGTCGAGGTGTCCGCGCTGCCCGACGCCACCGCGCTCGGCGTCGGCACCCTCGCCCGGCTCGGCGCGGACCCCGCCCGCACCCTCGCCGAGGTGCTCCCCGGCGCCGGACCCACCACCGTGTACGAGCCCCGCATCACCACCGACGAGGCCACCGAGCGCCGCACCCGCTTCCGCGGGGCGGTCACCGCGCTGCTCGCCGGGGGCCCCGCGTGA
- a CDS encoding amino acid permease, with protein sequence MSRPLEPSATDEEQRLRELGYRPVLARRMGGFGNFAISFSVISILSGCMTLYGFGMGTGGPAVMLWGWAGVGLFVLCVGMALAEVTSAYPTSGALYYMADRLGGRRWGWYTGWLNLLGLLGAIAGIDYGAALFTGAFLNLQWGFEPTPEKTMLIFVVILLLHATLNLFGVRLVSVLNSISVWWHLAGVALIVGALVIVPDHHQSPSFVFTEFVNDTGWENPLYVAAIGLLLAQYTFSGYDASAHLSEETSNASVSAARGIVRAIWVSWLAGFVLLAGLTFAIQDYDATRDTATGVPPAQILLDGLGTDGASALLLVVIVAQLFCGNAEVAAASRMVFAFSRDGALPGSSLWRKVSARTQTPVAAVWLSVAVACLLALPSLYSATAYGAVTAINVIGITPAYAIPVLLRLRAGDRFTPGPWNLGRWSRPVGWVAVVWVALVTVLFCLPQSSPVTADTMNYAVVALVVVLVLATVWWFVARRSYGTPTTAAYGDDREQAELAEGIV encoded by the coding sequence ATGTCCCGCCCCTTGGAACCGTCCGCCACCGACGAGGAACAGCGCCTGCGCGAACTCGGCTACCGGCCGGTGCTGGCCCGCCGCATGGGCGGCTTCGGCAACTTCGCGATCAGCTTCTCGGTGATCTCGATCCTCTCCGGCTGCATGACCCTGTACGGCTTCGGCATGGGCACCGGCGGCCCCGCCGTGATGCTGTGGGGCTGGGCGGGCGTCGGCCTGTTCGTGCTGTGCGTCGGGATGGCGCTGGCGGAGGTGACCAGCGCGTATCCGACGTCGGGCGCGCTGTACTACATGGCCGACCGGCTCGGTGGCCGCCGCTGGGGCTGGTACACCGGCTGGCTGAACCTGCTGGGACTGCTCGGCGCGATCGCCGGGATCGACTACGGGGCCGCACTGTTCACGGGCGCGTTCCTGAACCTGCAGTGGGGCTTCGAACCGACGCCGGAGAAGACGATGCTGATCTTCGTCGTGATCCTGCTGCTGCACGCCACCCTCAACCTCTTCGGCGTGCGGCTGGTCAGCGTGCTCAACTCCATCAGCGTGTGGTGGCACCTGGCCGGGGTCGCGCTGATCGTCGGCGCGCTGGTGATCGTCCCCGACCACCACCAGTCGCCGTCCTTCGTCTTCACCGAGTTCGTCAACGACACCGGCTGGGAGAACCCGCTGTACGTGGCCGCGATCGGCCTGCTGCTCGCGCAGTACACCTTCTCCGGCTACGACGCCTCCGCCCACCTGTCCGAGGAGACCTCGAACGCCTCGGTGTCGGCGGCACGCGGCATCGTGCGGGCCATCTGGGTGTCGTGGCTGGCGGGCTTCGTGCTGCTGGCGGGACTGACCTTCGCCATCCAGGACTACGACGCGACGCGCGACACCGCGACCGGGGTGCCGCCCGCGCAGATCCTCCTCGACGGGCTGGGCACGGACGGCGCGAGCGCGCTGCTCCTCGTGGTGATCGTGGCGCAGTTGTTCTGCGGCAACGCCGAGGTGGCCGCCGCCAGCCGGATGGTGTTCGCGTTCAGCCGGGACGGCGCCCTGCCCGGCTCGTCGCTGTGGCGCAAGGTGTCCGCCCGCACCCAGACCCCGGTCGCCGCGGTGTGGCTGTCGGTGGCGGTGGCCTGTCTGCTGGCGCTGCCGTCCCTGTACTCCGCCACGGCGTACGGCGCGGTGACCGCCATCAACGTCATCGGCATCACCCCGGCGTACGCGATCCCGGTGCTGCTGCGGCTGCGGGCCGGCGACCGGTTCACGCCGGGGCCCTGGAACCTGGGCCGGTGGAGCAGGCCGGTCGGGTGGGTCGCGGTGGTGTGGGTGGCGTTGGTCACCGTGCTGTTCTGCCTCCCCCAGTCGTCCCCGGTGACGGCCGACACGATGAACTACGCCGTCGTGGCCCTGGTCGTCGTACTGGTATTGGCCACGGTGTGGTGGTTCGTCGCCCGCCGTTCGTACGGCACGCCGACGACCGCCGCCTACGGCGACGACCGTGAGCAGGCGGAACTCGCCGAGGGCATCGTCTGA
- a CDS encoding NADP-dependent isocitrate dehydrogenase — translation MTDSTIIYTHTDEAPALATYSFLPVVRAYASQAGVAVETRDISLAGRIIALFPEYLTEDQRIPDALAELGELAKTPAANIIKLPNISASIPQLKAAVAELQGQGYALPAYPDDPKTDEERDIRARYDKVKGSAVNPVLREGNSDRRAPASVKNYAKTHPHRMGAWTGESKTNVATMGENDFRSTEKSAVIAEDGTLRIELVGDDGTTTVLRESVPVKKDEVVDASVLRVAALREFLTAQVARAKAEGILYSVHLKATMMKVSDPIIFGHVVRAFFPKTFAQYGDVLAKAGLTPNDGLGGIYKGLESLPEGAEIKASFDAELAEGPELAMVDSDKGITNLHVPSDVIIDASMPAMIRTSGHMWGADGGEHDALAVIPDSSYAGVYQAVIEDCRANGAYDPSTMGSVPNVGLMAQKAEEYGSHDKTFEIPTTGTVRLVDAAGNAVLEQTVSAGDIFRACQTKDAPIRDWVKLAVTRARATGDPAVFWLDEGRAHDANLIAKVKQYLTEHDTEGLDIRILDPVEATKLSVERIRRGENTISVTGNVLRDYLTDLFPILELGTSAKMLSVVPLMAGGGLFETGAGGSAPKHVQQLVKEDYLRWDSLGEFFALVPSLEKYAEATGNGKAKVLADTLDRATATFLNEDKSPTRRVGGIDNRGSHFYLSLYWAQELAKQTDDADLAKAFAPLAETLTASEQKIVEELNAVQGKPAEIGGYYQPDPAKAAKIMRPSTTWNEALASLA, via the coding sequence GTGACTGACTCGACCATCATCTATACACACACTGACGAGGCCCCGGCCCTGGCGACGTATTCGTTCCTGCCGGTGGTCCGGGCGTACGCCTCGCAGGCGGGTGTCGCGGTCGAGACCCGCGACATCTCGCTGGCCGGCCGCATCATCGCCCTGTTCCCGGAGTACCTCACCGAGGACCAGCGCATCCCGGACGCCCTCGCGGAGCTGGGCGAGCTGGCCAAGACGCCCGCCGCCAACATCATCAAGCTGCCGAACATCTCGGCGTCCATCCCGCAGCTCAAGGCCGCCGTCGCCGAGCTGCAGGGCCAGGGCTACGCGCTGCCGGCCTACCCGGACGACCCGAAGACCGACGAGGAGCGCGACATCCGCGCCCGCTACGACAAGGTCAAGGGCTCCGCGGTCAACCCGGTCCTGCGCGAGGGCAACTCCGACCGGCGCGCCCCGGCGTCGGTGAAGAACTACGCCAAGACCCACCCGCACCGCATGGGCGCCTGGACCGGCGAGTCCAAGACCAACGTGGCGACCATGGGCGAGAACGACTTCCGCTCCACCGAGAAGTCCGCGGTGATCGCCGAGGACGGCACCCTGCGGATCGAGCTGGTCGGCGACGACGGCACCACCACCGTGCTGCGCGAGTCGGTGCCGGTGAAGAAGGACGAGGTCGTCGACGCCTCCGTGCTGCGCGTCGCCGCCCTGCGCGAGTTCCTCACCGCGCAGGTCGCCCGCGCCAAGGCCGAGGGCATCCTCTACTCGGTGCACCTGAAGGCCACGATGATGAAGGTCTCCGACCCGATCATCTTCGGCCACGTGGTCCGCGCCTTCTTCCCGAAGACCTTCGCCCAGTACGGCGACGTGCTCGCCAAGGCCGGCCTCACCCCGAACGACGGCCTGGGCGGCATCTACAAGGGCCTGGAGTCCCTGCCCGAGGGCGCCGAGATCAAGGCGTCCTTCGACGCCGAGCTGGCCGAGGGCCCGGAGCTGGCCATGGTCGACTCCGACAAGGGCATCACCAACCTGCACGTGCCCTCGGACGTCATCATCGACGCGTCCATGCCGGCCATGATCCGCACCTCCGGTCACATGTGGGGCGCGGACGGCGGCGAGCACGACGCCCTCGCCGTGATCCCGGACTCCTCGTACGCCGGTGTGTACCAGGCCGTCATCGAGGACTGCCGCGCCAACGGCGCCTACGACCCCTCCACCATGGGTTCGGTCCCGAACGTCGGCCTCATGGCGCAGAAGGCCGAGGAGTACGGCAGCCACGACAAGACCTTCGAGATCCCCACCACGGGCACCGTCCGCCTGGTCGACGCCGCGGGCAACGCGGTGCTGGAGCAGACGGTCTCCGCCGGTGACATCTTCCGCGCCTGCCAGACCAAGGACGCGCCGATCCGCGACTGGGTGAAGCTGGCCGTCACCCGCGCCCGCGCCACCGGCGACCCGGCCGTCTTCTGGCTGGACGAGGGCCGCGCCCACGACGCCAACCTGATCGCCAAGGTCAAGCAGTACCTGACGGAGCACGACACCGAGGGCCTGGACATCCGGATCCTCGACCCGGTCGAGGCGACCAAGCTGTCGGTGGAGCGCATCCGCCGCGGCGAGAACACCATCTCGGTCACCGGCAACGTGCTGCGCGACTACCTGACCGACCTGTTCCCGATCCTGGAGCTGGGCACCAGCGCCAAGATGCTGTCGGTCGTCCCGCTGATGGCGGGCGGCGGCCTCTTCGAGACCGGTGCCGGCGGTTCGGCCCCGAAGCACGTGCAGCAGCTGGTCAAGGAGGACTACCTGCGCTGGGACTCGCTCGGTGAGTTCTTCGCCCTGGTGCCGTCCCTGGAGAAGTACGCCGAGGCCACGGGCAACGGCAAGGCCAAGGTCCTCGCCGACACCCTCGACCGCGCCACGGCGACGTTCCTCAACGAGGACAAGTCCCCGACCCGCCGCGTCGGCGGCATCGACAACCGCGGCAGCCACTTCTACCTGTCCCTGTACTGGGCGCAGGAGCTGGCGAAGCAGACCGACGACGCGGACCTGGCCAAGGCCTTCGCCCCGCTCGCCGAGACGCTCACCGCGAGCGAGCAGAAGATCGTCGAGGAGCTGAACGCCGTCCAGGGCAAGCCGGCCGAGATCGGCGGCTACTACCAGCCCGACCCGGCCAAGGCCGCCAAGATCATGCGCCCGTCGACCACCTGGAACGAGGCGCTGGCGTCCCTCGCCTGA